In the genome of Thermoanaerobacterium sp. PSU-2, one region contains:
- the flgK gene encoding flagellar hook-associated protein FlgK yields the protein MSTFQGLEIAKTGLFASQQALNLTGHNISNANTPGYTRQVIDLSAIAPPTTYGMADQWGKAIGGGVNVDGYRQIRDQFLDQQYRRENTTLGEWETKSDTLSSIEGILNEPSDTGITTVLDNFFNSLQDLSKNPESLEVRAEVRENGISLTDTINTIYQHLDDQENQINSTIQSRVQEINSYAEQISKLNNEIYRFELTGQTANDLRDQRNLLVDKLSEIVNINTYEDSNGNFRVDISGQALVDGNNAYTMSIDNTGTIKWDLAGTPVNPTGGILRGLLDMRDGDGTNGVKGIPYYKQQLNQFAYNLATVFNAQHSKGYGLDGSTGINFFNITDTTYNPTTEYAKNIQVSSDILADDGLQKIAAASDPNSLPGDNTNVLNLIALRDAKISRLNNGTLDDFISSLISNLGVDAQQANQMQTNQSTMVKQVDYNRQSVSGVSLDEEMTNMLKYQKSYEASARMITVMDELLDTLINKMGVT from the coding sequence GTGTCTACTTTTCAAGGATTGGAGATAGCAAAAACAGGTCTCTTTGCAAGCCAACAGGCGCTTAACTTGACGGGACATAATATCTCAAATGCAAACACGCCTGGGTATACGAGACAAGTCATAGATCTGTCTGCGATAGCACCTCCTACAACTTACGGTATGGCTGACCAATGGGGCAAAGCCATAGGAGGTGGCGTCAATGTTGATGGTTATCGACAGATAAGAGACCAATTTTTAGATCAGCAGTACAGGAGAGAAAATACTACACTTGGTGAATGGGAGACGAAATCAGATACATTGTCTTCTATAGAAGGCATCTTAAACGAGCCATCTGATACGGGAATCACAACCGTATTAGACAATTTTTTTAATTCACTTCAAGATTTGTCAAAAAACCCGGAAAGCCTTGAAGTAAGAGCTGAAGTTAGAGAAAATGGCATATCACTTACAGATACCATTAATACTATTTATCAGCATCTTGATGACCAAGAAAACCAAATAAATAGCACCATTCAAAGTCGAGTGCAGGAAATCAATTCATATGCAGAACAAATATCGAAACTGAACAATGAGATCTACAGATTTGAGCTTACAGGCCAGACTGCCAATGACTTGAGAGATCAGAGAAATTTACTTGTAGATAAGCTTTCTGAGATAGTCAACATAAATACTTATGAAGATTCAAATGGGAATTTCAGAGTAGATATAAGCGGACAAGCTCTTGTGGATGGGAACAATGCTTACACAATGAGCATAGACAATACAGGGACAATAAAGTGGGATCTTGCGGGAACACCTGTGAACCCGACAGGTGGTATATTAAGAGGACTTCTGGATATGAGAGATGGCGATGGCACAAATGGTGTGAAAGGGATACCTTACTATAAACAGCAATTGAATCAGTTTGCGTACAACCTTGCTACGGTTTTTAATGCACAGCATTCTAAAGGGTATGGGCTTGATGGAAGCACAGGCATCAATTTTTTCAACATAACAGATACTACATATAATCCAACTACTGAATATGCTAAAAATATACAAGTTTCATCAGACATACTTGCGGATGATGGGCTTCAAAAGATTGCCGCAGCATCAGATCCTAATTCATTGCCTGGAGACAATACAAATGTATTGAATCTCATAGCGCTTAGAGATGCGAAGATCAGCAGATTGAACAATGGAACGTTGGATGATTTTATAAGCTCTTTGATTTCCAACCTTGGTGTTGATGCACAGCAGGCAAATCAGATGCAGACAAATCAAAGCACAATGGTGAAACAGGTTGATTACAACAGACAATCTGTGTCTGGCGTTTCTCTGGATGAAGAGATGACGAATATGCTTAAATATCAAAAGTCTTATGAAGCATCAGCAAGGATGATAACCGTCATGGATGAGCTTTTAGATACGCTTATAAATAAAATGGGAGTAACGTAA
- the flgL gene encoding flagellar hook-associated protein FlgL, translating to MRVTNNMLVMDFMNDYNKNLERLQKDQNMLSTGEKVSKPSDDPVAVASILRIKTEIARNNAYTKNTDDAKSWLSLTDTALGQIGDMLQNARELAVQGSNGTLTQSDMQNLAAQVDQLKQQIIQVGNTQYNGRYIFAGYKTDTKPFNDIDNSYAGDDGAIKFEVGAGGNTIQVNVTGDKVFDVSAGSSQLLDVMDKLSDKLKSGDNQAVSNIIGDIDNQLQNILSIRADAGAKANRVDLTANRLSDDNYNFTALLSKNQDADIAQVITNLKMDDNVYRASLASGAMIIQPSLVDFLR from the coding sequence ATGCGAGTAACCAATAACATGCTTGTTATGGATTTTATGAATGACTACAACAAAAATCTTGAAAGGCTTCAGAAAGATCAAAATATGCTGTCAACTGGTGAAAAAGTAAGTAAGCCATCAGACGATCCTGTTGCAGTGGCCAGTATTTTAAGGATAAAGACAGAAATTGCGAGAAATAACGCATATACGAAGAATACAGACGATGCAAAGTCGTGGCTTAGCCTTACTGATACGGCATTAGGGCAAATAGGAGATATGCTGCAAAATGCCAGAGAGTTAGCAGTGCAGGGTTCCAATGGTACGCTCACTCAAAGTGACATGCAAAACTTAGCGGCACAGGTAGATCAGTTAAAACAGCAAATTATACAAGTAGGCAATACACAGTACAATGGAAGATACATATTCGCCGGATACAAGACTGATACAAAGCCTTTTAACGATATAGACAATAGCTACGCTGGCGATGATGGCGCCATAAAGTTTGAGGTAGGCGCGGGTGGCAATACCATACAAGTGAATGTGACAGGCGATAAGGTATTTGATGTATCTGCTGGTTCATCGCAGCTTCTTGATGTGATGGACAAGCTTTCAGATAAATTAAAATCGGGAGATAACCAAGCTGTCAGCAACATAATAGGAGATATAGACAACCAATTGCAAAATATCCTATCAATCAGGGCTGATGCAGGGGCAAAAGCGAATAGGGTAGATCTTACCGCAAATAGATTAAGTGATGATAACTATAACTTTACGGCGCTACTCTCCAAAAATCAAGATGCAGACATAGCGCAGGTCATCACTAATTTAAAGATGGATGATAATGTGTACAGAGCATCATTAGCATCAGGTGCCATGATCATTCAGCCATCATTAGTAGATTTCCTGAGGTAA
- the csrA gene encoding carbon storage regulator CsrA — protein sequence MLILSRKTGQSLIIGDDVEIKIVSIDGDNVKIGISAPKNVTVVRKELLEVKDENKKAINIDKSSLEKLEKIIKKG from the coding sequence ATGCTGATACTTAGCCGTAAGACAGGGCAGTCTTTGATTATAGGGGATGATGTAGAGATAAAGATCGTTAGTATCGATGGCGACAATGTAAAAATAGGCATATCCGCTCCAAAGAATGTAACTGTCGTAAGAAAAGAGCTTTTAGAAGTAAAAGACGAAAATAAAAAGGCGATTAATATAGATAAATCATCGCTTGAGAAATTAGAAAAAATTATAAAAAAAGGCTAA
- a CDS encoding DUF6470 family protein, which produces MDIAIHQTFGRIGIDTIPAAINIHNQNADLNIHQEMPKVEIDQKLPQVHIDQYQCFYESGLKSVFDLIHDEAERSYQIGLEAIGKIAEDGDALASIENHQNVIPELASQAGVENIDFNVDLMPKSRPKIWFDGYLNINWQDGKAYIDVTPKKPEIDATRANVNIYMLQYPSIKIDYIGQNVDAIV; this is translated from the coding sequence ATGGATATAGCAATACATCAAACGTTCGGCAGGATAGGCATTGACACTATTCCTGCCGCAATTAATATACACAATCAGAATGCAGATCTTAATATACATCAGGAGATGCCAAAGGTAGAGATTGATCAGAAATTGCCACAGGTTCATATAGATCAGTATCAGTGCTTTTACGAGTCTGGACTTAAAAGCGTATTTGACCTTATACACGACGAAGCGGAAAGAAGCTACCAGATAGGCCTTGAAGCCATAGGGAAAATTGCTGAAGATGGGGATGCCTTGGCATCAATAGAAAACCATCAGAATGTCATACCAGAGTTAGCGTCTCAGGCAGGTGTTGAAAACATAGACTTCAATGTAGACCTTATGCCGAAATCAAGGCCTAAGATATGGTTTGACGGTTATCTCAACATAAACTGGCAGGATGGTAAAGCGTATATAGATGTTACACCAAAAAAACCTGAAATAGATGCGACAAGGGCAAATGTAAATATATATATGCTTCAGTATCCGTCTATAAAAATCGACTACATAGGTCAGAATGTGGATGCGATAGTTTGA
- the fliW gene encoding flagellar assembly protein FliW, giving the protein MDIETRNFGVVSYSEEDVIHFEEGIPGFEGLKSFILLSSEEFTPFKWLQSLDDTDIAFVIIDPKAIIKDYKIELDVETVKALDIKDLNHILVFAIVVIPDEIEKMTANLKAPIIINAENNKGMQILLDNDEYMIKHPILKELKNADT; this is encoded by the coding sequence ATGGATATAGAGACAAGAAATTTTGGCGTTGTCAGCTACAGCGAAGAAGATGTAATTCACTTTGAGGAAGGTATACCAGGCTTCGAGGGACTTAAAAGCTTCATTCTTCTAAGCTCTGAAGAATTTACCCCCTTTAAGTGGCTTCAGTCCCTCGATGATACGGATATAGCATTTGTGATAATCGATCCTAAAGCTATAATAAAAGACTATAAAATCGAATTAGATGTGGAGACGGTAAAAGCGTTGGACATAAAAGACTTAAACCACATTCTCGTTTTTGCCATCGTCGTAATACCTGATGAAATCGAAAAAATGACTGCCAACCTAAAAGCCCCTATAATCATAAATGCAGAAAACAATAAAGGGATGCAGATACTTCTCGACAATGATGAGTACATGATAAAGCATCCTATACTTAAGGAGTTAAAAAATGCTGATACTTAG
- a CDS encoding flagellin, giving the protein MVINTNISAINAWRALETNNTNTQKALQKLSSGYRINSAADDAAGLAISEKMKAQIAGLDQAQRNAQDGISLLQTAEGALNETTSILQRMRELVVQASNDTNTNTDKVNIQKEIDQLKQEINRIATTTQFNQKNLLDGTANVTLQIGANDSQTISITIGKMSASALKASAAAMSIASIFVGSAGGSVSAASISAQIDVIDKAINQVSGQRADLGAYQNRLEHTINNLGTASENLTAANSRIRDVDMAQEMMEFTKDNILNQAATAMLEGIAA; this is encoded by the coding sequence ATGGTAATCAACACAAACATAAGTGCTATAAACGCATGGAGAGCACTTGAGACAAACAACACAAACACACAAAAAGCATTGCAAAAATTATCATCAGGTTACAGAATCAACAGTGCAGCAGATGATGCAGCAGGACTTGCAATATCTGAGAAAATGAAAGCGCAGATAGCTGGCTTAGATCAAGCTCAAAGGAATGCGCAAGACGGTATATCACTTTTGCAGACAGCAGAAGGTGCATTAAATGAGACAACATCAATTCTTCAAAGGATGAGAGAATTAGTAGTTCAAGCATCAAATGATACAAATACTAATACAGACAAAGTTAATATTCAAAAGGAAATTGATCAGCTTAAACAAGAGATCAATAGAATAGCTACTACGACACAATTTAATCAAAAAAATCTCTTAGATGGCACTGCTAATGTTACATTGCAAATTGGGGCTAATGATAGTCAGACTATATCTATTACTATTGGCAAAATGAGTGCATCAGCCTTAAAAGCGTCAGCTGCTGCCATGAGTATAGCTTCTATATTTGTAGGTTCGGCAGGTGGTAGTGTTTCAGCAGCTAGTATATCAGCTCAAATTGATGTTATAGATAAAGCTATAAATCAAGTTTCAGGTCAGAGAGCTGATTTAGGTGCATATCAAAACAGACTTGAGCACACAATAAACAACCTTGGCACAGCATCAGAAAATTTGACGGCTGCAAATTCACGTATAAGAGACGTAGACATGGCTCAAGAGATGATGGAATTCACAAAGGACAACATACTAAACCAAGCAGCCACAGCAATGCTTGAGGGAATAGCTGCATAA
- a CDS encoding endonuclease, whose product MDKLEYIQKYYPNTDNKVLAQKLGITEQSVRRLASKYGIRKSPDYIRKQHESLTNARKEKYIANIPDIHPNNYQLNIIVGSILGDGNLSYAPRGRNAFYREHFCQQQYEYRFWKCAQLRNLGFKINRNNTLQSISHPIFSDLYEKFYINKHKTITYDNIKLLNEPVGIACLYMDDGSLVISKNNKHNITVNPIITLYTLNFSKEENMIMQEHIYKTFNVKFNLKKHPDGKKYILTIGKREEVFNFLDIVRPYVSQIASMNYKWDIEKRIDDECKKDKRINTRTFYNRKFLSYTDEDIDKIIDMKQNGYKDKDIANRLNRSYWGIVWKIRDLKSKNMI is encoded by the coding sequence GTGGATAAATTAGAATATATACAAAAATATTATCCTAATACGGACAATAAAGTTTTAGCACAAAAACTAGGTATAACTGAACAATCCGTGAGGCGATTAGCATCAAAATATGGTATAAGAAAAAGTCCTGATTACATAAGAAAGCAGCATGAGTCACTAACAAATGCTCGTAAAGAAAAATATATTGCAAATATTCCAGATATCCATCCAAATAATTATCAGCTAAATATAATCGTCGGTAGTATTCTGGGAGATGGAAATTTATCATACGCGCCAAGAGGTAGAAATGCTTTTTATAGAGAGCATTTTTGCCAGCAACAATATGAATATAGATTCTGGAAATGTGCACAGTTAAGGAATTTAGGTTTTAAGATAAACAGAAATAATACTCTTCAATCAATATCGCACCCAATATTTTCAGATTTATATGAGAAATTTTATATTAATAAGCATAAAACCATAACATATGATAATATTAAGTTACTTAATGAACCTGTTGGAATTGCCTGTTTATATATGGATGATGGCAGCCTCGTAATTTCAAAAAATAATAAACACAATATAACTGTAAATCCTATTATAACATTATATACACTGAATTTTAGTAAAGAAGAAAATATGATAATGCAGGAGCATATTTATAAAACTTTCAATGTTAAATTTAATTTAAAAAAGCATCCAGATGGCAAAAAATATATTTTAACAATTGGAAAAAGAGAAGAAGTATTTAATTTTTTAGACATTGTAAGACCATATGTTAGTCAAATAGCAAGTATGAACTATAAATGGGATATAGAAAAAAGGATTGACGATGAGTGCAAAAAGGATAAGCGAATAAACACAAGAACTTTTTACAATAGGAAGTTTTTATCGTACACTGATGAAGATATCGATAAAATTATCGATATGAAGCAAAATGGCTATAAGGACAAAGATATTGCTAATAGGTTGAATAGATCGTATTGGGGCATCGTATGGAAAATAAGAGATCTAAAATCTAAGAATATGATTTAA